The Chryseolinea soli nucleotide sequence TGAGCTACCTCAGCCAGTTCATGACCCTGCTCCCCGGCGACGTGATCTCCACCGGCACACCCGCAGGCGTTGGTCTTGGCTTCAAGCCACCCATCTATCTGAAACCCGGCGATGTTGTCGAGCTGGGCATTGCAGGCCTGGGCGATCAAAAACAAACCGCCCGCAGCTGATCCATCGAAACCGCCACTACAATCAAAACCTTAAACCCTATATGCCGATCCTGAACACTGACGCCGCCGTGCGCGTAGAGCAAAACGGAACGTCGACCAAGTCCTATCTCGTTCCGTTCATCCTGGTGACCAGCCTGTTTTTTCTTTGGGGCCTGGCCAATAGCCTGAACGGTACGTTGATTAAACACTTTCAAACTGCCCTGAACCTGAACCGGGCGCAGGCCGGCATTGTGGACTCGGCGTTCTACATCGGCTATTTTGTGATGGCCTTGCCCGCGGGTTTTCTCATGAACCGCATCGGCTATAAGAAAGGCATCCTGATCGGGTTGTTTCTCTATGCCATCGGCGCCTTCATCTTCTACCCGGCCGCCGAGATCAGGGTGTACAGCCTGTTCCTCTTTGCGTTGTTCATCATCGCTTGCGGATTGGCCTTCCTGGAAACGGCGGCTAACCCCTACGTTACAGTGCTTGGAAATCCGGCCACGGCCGACAGCCGCATAAATTTTTCGCAATCGTTCAATGGGTTGAGCATCATCCTCGGTCCCATCATCGGCAGCCTTTTTATTTATTCGACAAAGGAATATACCAACGACCTTTTGAATGAAATGCCCTTCGAACACGCAGAGGCTATCCGCATCGCCGAAGCCCAGTCTGTGCAGATGCCCTACCTCGTGCTCGGCGGCATCGTGCTCTTCGTGGCGATTTTAT carries:
- the fucP gene encoding L-fucose:H+ symporter permease, giving the protein MPILNTDAAVRVEQNGTSTKSYLVPFILVTSLFFLWGLANSLNGTLIKHFQTALNLNRAQAGIVDSAFYIGYFVMALPAGFLMNRIGYKKGILIGLFLYAIGAFIFYPAAEIRVYSLFLFALFIIACGLAFLETAANPYVTVLGNPATADSRINFSQSFNGLSIILGPIIGSLFIYSTKEYTNDLLNEMPFEHAEAIRIAEAQSVQMPYLVLGGIVLFVAILFAFTKMPEISSDGEKNASFKGIFRHRHLVFGVIAQFFYVGAQASLWGYFVDLKLGLSKLHNIALVEWLYPITADSTSTAIASFHASFALALFMAGRFVGTWLLTKFKAHNLLAAYAAACMLLIGYALIGEGLAAIIAITGAYFFMSIMFPTIFALSIKNLGDQVKLGAALVIMAIVGGAVLPPLTGLLSQGNMQHALYIPLVAFGVIFFFGARGYKVES